One segment of Mycolicibacterium sp. YH-1 DNA contains the following:
- a CDS encoding ABC transporter permease gives MTQTIVPPDTEPAPRNPVTGSRRRKTRAAGPRRWIVSGVALITAVAAWAVVAAWVNDPILPQPLNVFERVVDIIVSGEALTNFASSIGKIVAGFAIAMVGGLIIGFVMGRSRFMTAYFSLPLFVLGSMPGLTYAVFGLLIFGVGPGGPIVVSALVALPFIAMNVAEGVRSVDGNLLAMCRAFERNRRDVLRHLYLPALVTFVFAGVRYGFAMAWKVEALTEVFGASDGVGFMIRKAYQEFQVDDMLAWTTLFVVAMVLIERGLAYLENRFFAWRKEIA, from the coding sequence GTGACGCAGACCATCGTCCCGCCGGACACCGAACCGGCACCGCGGAACCCAGTCACGGGTTCGAGGAGGCGGAAGACACGGGCGGCGGGGCCACGCCGGTGGATCGTGTCCGGTGTCGCACTGATCACAGCCGTCGCCGCATGGGCGGTCGTCGCCGCGTGGGTCAACGACCCGATCCTGCCCCAGCCGCTCAACGTGTTCGAACGCGTCGTCGACATCATCGTGTCGGGGGAGGCGCTCACCAACTTCGCCTCCAGCATCGGCAAGATCGTCGCGGGCTTCGCGATCGCGATGGTCGGCGGGCTGATCATCGGATTCGTCATGGGCCGAAGCAGATTCATGACTGCGTACTTCTCGCTCCCGCTGTTCGTGCTCGGAAGCATGCCCGGCCTGACGTACGCGGTGTTCGGGCTGCTGATCTTCGGTGTCGGCCCCGGCGGCCCCATCGTGGTGTCGGCTCTGGTGGCGCTGCCATTCATCGCGATGAACGTCGCCGAGGGCGTGCGCTCGGTCGACGGCAACCTGCTCGCGATGTGCCGTGCCTTCGAACGCAACAGGCGCGACGTGCTGCGCCACCTCTACCTGCCAGCCCTGGTGACCTTCGTATTCGCCGGTGTGCGCTACGGCTTCGCCATGGCGTGGAAGGTGGAGGCGCTCACGGAGGTCTTCGGCGCCAGCGACGGCGTCGGCTTCATGATTCGCAAGGCGTATCAGGAGTTTCAGGTCGACGACATGCTCGCCTGGACGACGCTCTTCGTCGTCGCCATGGTGCTGATCGAGCGCGGCCTGGCCTACCTGGAGAACCGCTTCTTCGCATGGCGGAAGGAAATCGCATGA
- a CDS encoding ABC transporter ATP-binding protein yields the protein MASIEIRNLVKDFHDRSGSATRVIDGIDLTISGETFVSVVGPSGSGKTTLLNIVSGIETHTSGTVALKSGDRDARVGYVFQDPRLLPWRTVMANLGFVQHEREGWQERARHYLDLVGLSHCADRFPSQLSGGQQQRIGIARAFAVEPDVLLMDEPFSHLDAMTSRTLREHLERIWLESRRTVMFVTHDVTEAVQLSDRIVVLAPGGRVHEVIDVDLPRPRRASDPAVAVLQAEVLARFETLEAAA from the coding sequence ATGGCCTCCATAGAGATCCGAAACCTGGTGAAGGACTTCCACGACCGCAGCGGGTCCGCGACCCGCGTCATCGACGGGATCGACCTGACGATCTCGGGTGAGACGTTCGTGTCGGTCGTCGGCCCGTCGGGCAGCGGGAAGACGACACTGCTCAACATAGTGTCGGGTATTGAGACGCACACGTCGGGCACGGTGGCGCTGAAATCCGGTGACCGCGACGCCCGTGTCGGGTACGTCTTCCAGGATCCGCGGCTGCTGCCGTGGCGCACGGTGATGGCGAATCTCGGCTTCGTCCAGCACGAGCGGGAGGGCTGGCAGGAGCGTGCGAGGCACTATCTGGACCTGGTCGGGCTGAGCCACTGCGCGGACCGCTTCCCCTCCCAGCTGTCGGGTGGCCAGCAGCAACGCATCGGCATCGCTCGGGCCTTCGCGGTGGAACCCGATGTGCTGCTGATGGACGAGCCGTTCAGCCACCTCGATGCGATGACGTCGCGCACACTGCGCGAGCATCTCGAGCGGATCTGGCTGGAGTCCCGACGCACCGTGATGTTCGTGACCCACGACGTCACGGAGGCCGTGCAACTGTCCGACCGGATCGTCGTGCTCGCTCCTGGTGGCCGGGTGCACGAGGTGATCGACGTCGATCTCCCGCGGCCGCGCCGGGCCTCCGATCCGGCCGTCGCGGTTCTGCAGGCCGAGGTGCTGGCTCGCTTCGAGACTTTGGAGGCGGCGGCGTGA
- a CDS encoding amidohydrolase family protein, whose product MTSRIRQGPIDVHAHWLPEDLFGLPPGSPVPPLNGRDGQLHLGDLPLSIETAAMCDIDRVIADTDAAGLGSRVLSAPPFAFPVAAAPGVDDYVGAFNAELAKVCSDSAGRLLGLGLVTLHDPDAARQQMAALARSGSVRGIAVPPLLGHTSFDVEPMRDLLRFAVESDLAVLVHPMQLPRPEWSSYYLANLIGNPVETATAAAALVLGGVLEELPGLRICLLHGGGCAPALVGRWQHGWQQRADVRSGQTRAPREGFAALWFDTLTHDGPALDLLRAHSDPSHLMCGSDYPFDMGVARPLDLPHDGGIDDVALERNARAFLGLDLGEKHE is encoded by the coding sequence GTGACATCCCGTATTCGGCAGGGCCCCATCGACGTCCACGCCCACTGGCTGCCCGAGGATCTGTTCGGGCTGCCGCCGGGCTCTCCGGTGCCGCCGCTGAACGGTCGCGACGGTCAACTGCACCTCGGTGACCTTCCGCTGTCGATCGAGACGGCCGCCATGTGCGATATCGACCGCGTGATCGCTGACACCGATGCCGCCGGGCTCGGCTCCCGGGTGCTCTCGGCGCCCCCGTTCGCCTTCCCGGTCGCGGCCGCCCCAGGCGTCGACGACTACGTGGGTGCGTTCAACGCGGAACTCGCCAAGGTGTGCAGTGACAGCGCGGGCCGACTGCTCGGGCTCGGTCTGGTGACTCTGCACGATCCCGACGCCGCGCGACAGCAGATGGCCGCGCTCGCTCGTTCGGGGTCGGTGCGCGGCATCGCGGTGCCACCGCTGCTTGGGCACACCTCCTTCGACGTCGAGCCGATGCGCGACCTGCTGCGGTTCGCCGTCGAGAGCGACCTGGCGGTGCTGGTGCACCCGATGCAGCTGCCGCGCCCCGAGTGGTCGTCCTACTACCTGGCCAACCTCATTGGCAATCCGGTCGAAACTGCCACGGCGGCAGCGGCACTGGTGCTCGGCGGGGTGCTCGAGGAACTGCCCGGGCTGCGGATCTGTCTGCTGCACGGCGGTGGCTGCGCGCCCGCGCTGGTGGGTCGTTGGCAGCACGGCTGGCAGCAGCGCGCGGACGTGCGCAGTGGGCAGACCCGCGCGCCGCGAGAGGGTTTCGCCGCACTGTGGTTCGACACCCTCACTCACGACGGCCCTGCACTCGATCTTCTGCGTGCGCACTCCGACCCATCGCATCTGATGTGCGGCAGTGACTATCCGTTCGATATGGGGGTGGCACGCCCCCTCGACCTGCCGCATGACGGGGGTATCGACGACGTCGCCCTCGAGCGCAACGCCCGAGCCTTTCTGGGCCTGGACCTAGGAGAGAAGCATGAGTGA
- a CDS encoding ABC transporter substrate-binding protein, with product MHSPRSRRLIRTALVLIAVVTLAFTTGCAAGLGGPASSRAARDGVIRFTFAPDPIWDYMHDAGIVDQWQRDTGYTIETSATWDEFGLFAGGHADIISTASFEVPGLEEQTGRETVIIGRYNAERSRILVRADEPAQTLADLKGRRLGVFTTVSGTLVWSALLAKMHDIDLANDYQVVVADIQNLSNLLARGEIDACICYPDLSARDLREGTVRPLYDGKSSAELFAELEAPGHDGPMGNVFVARKDWVDEHPGEVSAFLDLWERGLTEWQQHRDEMIERYPQHFAVDTPEDIAFMKDYVAQHDWVVEDVRFDQQWADDESSIFDLMRETGVIGDDVSDPQFLPTEGVRQ from the coding sequence GTGCACAGCCCACGAAGCCGTCGGCTCATCCGGACGGCGCTCGTGTTGATCGCGGTGGTAACACTCGCGTTCACCACAGGGTGCGCGGCCGGCCTCGGCGGGCCCGCGTCATCACGGGCCGCCCGCGACGGCGTCATCCGGTTCACCTTCGCGCCCGACCCCATCTGGGACTACATGCACGACGCGGGCATCGTCGACCAGTGGCAGCGCGACACCGGCTACACCATCGAGACCAGCGCCACGTGGGATGAGTTCGGCCTGTTCGCAGGCGGTCATGCCGACATCATCTCGACGGCGTCATTCGAAGTGCCCGGCCTCGAGGAGCAGACAGGGCGCGAGACGGTCATCATCGGTCGCTACAACGCCGAGCGCAGCCGAATCCTGGTCCGCGCAGACGAACCCGCGCAGACGCTCGCCGATCTGAAGGGCAGGCGTCTCGGCGTGTTCACCACGGTGTCGGGAACCCTGGTCTGGAGCGCACTACTGGCGAAGATGCACGACATCGACCTCGCGAACGACTACCAAGTCGTCGTCGCCGACATCCAGAACCTCTCGAACCTGTTGGCCCGCGGTGAGATCGACGCCTGTATCTGCTACCCGGACCTGTCGGCCCGCGATCTGCGCGAGGGCACGGTGCGACCGCTCTATGACGGTAAGTCCTCAGCCGAGCTGTTCGCCGAACTCGAGGCACCAGGCCATGACGGACCCATGGGCAACGTCTTCGTGGCCCGCAAGGACTGGGTCGACGAACATCCCGGCGAGGTCTCGGCCTTCCTCGATCTGTGGGAACGCGGTCTCACCGAATGGCAGCAGCACCGCGACGAGATGATCGAGCGATATCCACAGCACTTCGCGGTAGACACACCCGAGGACATCGCGTTCATGAAGGACTATGTCGCTCAGCATGACTGGGTGGTCGAGGACGTCCGATTCGACCAGCAGTGGGCCGATGACGAGAGTTCGATATTCGACCTGATGCGGGAGACCGGAGTCATCGGCGACGACGTCTCCGATCCTCAGTTCCTCCCGACCGAAGGAGTCCGTCAGTGA
- a CDS encoding nitroreductase family deazaflavin-dependent oxidoreductase, whose protein sequence is MSNMPLWERYIGVPLLQVHDAIYKKTNGRIGHRIPGAPPSLLLHTVGAKTGIQRTNTLSYAEDGGSYLVVASKGGDPKAPGWYFNLKANPKVEINIGPKRMPATARIIGADDPDYPRLWKLVNDNNSNRYDGYQKRTTRKIPIIALTP, encoded by the coding sequence ATGAGCAATATGCCCCTATGGGAGCGCTACATCGGCGTCCCACTACTGCAGGTGCACGACGCGATCTACAAGAAGACCAATGGCCGCATCGGGCATCGCATCCCCGGCGCACCGCCGAGCCTGCTGCTGCACACCGTCGGCGCGAAGACCGGCATCCAGCGCACCAACACACTGAGCTACGCCGAGGACGGTGGCTCGTATCTGGTGGTGGCGTCCAAGGGCGGAGATCCGAAGGCGCCGGGCTGGTACTTCAACCTCAAGGCCAACCCGAAGGTCGAGATCAACATCGGGCCCAAGCGGATGCCCGCAACGGCGCGCATCATCGGCGCCGATGATCCCGACTATCCGCGGCTGTGGAAGTTGGTCAACGACAACAACTCCAATCGCTACGACGGGTATCAGAAGCGCACGACGCGCAAGATCCCGATCATCGCGCTGACGCCCTAG
- a CDS encoding FAD-dependent monooxygenase, translating to MSDGHMNTRQDWSGHRALVIGGSIGGLTTALLLRRLGFDVSVFERTPTNLDGRGGGIVLQPDTLRWFVECSDQHPEQVSTSTHYVQYLDRSNRIVHRDDAPWSYTSWGTFYRALLADFGMDDYHLGEYAAGFDEDADGVEVRFTSGRRERAELVVFADGIGSPSRRRISPGTRMEYSGYVGWRGTVPEREVSPETFELLHDSITYSVGPHTHINVYPIPSTDGGLAVGERLLNYVWYRNVAEGHELDELMTDKRGFLAGVSLHPGQVQDRFVDEMRSAATELLAPAAAEVVLRTEQPYLQAVYDAGAQRMALGRVALVGDAASAARPHAAAGTAKAAANAWALYDALSDSGDIAEALAKWEPGQLELGQRLLQRVKDMGTRSQVDCTWWPGDPDNRFGLYGPGH from the coding sequence ATGAGTGACGGACACATGAACACTCGGCAGGACTGGTCGGGGCATCGCGCGCTGGTGATCGGCGGATCGATCGGTGGGCTGACGACGGCACTTCTGCTGCGCCGGCTGGGGTTCGACGTCTCGGTGTTCGAGCGCACGCCGACCAACCTCGACGGCCGTGGCGGCGGCATTGTCCTGCAGCCCGACACGCTGCGCTGGTTCGTCGAGTGCAGCGACCAGCACCCCGAACAGGTCAGTACATCAACGCATTACGTGCAGTATCTGGATCGGTCGAACCGGATCGTGCACCGCGACGACGCGCCGTGGAGCTACACCTCGTGGGGGACGTTCTACCGGGCGCTACTCGCCGACTTCGGGATGGACGACTACCACCTCGGTGAGTACGCGGCGGGCTTCGACGAGGATGCCGACGGTGTGGAGGTGCGCTTCACCTCGGGTCGCCGAGAGCGCGCCGAACTCGTGGTGTTCGCCGACGGGATCGGCTCGCCGAGCCGGCGGCGCATCTCTCCGGGCACCCGCATGGAGTACTCGGGATACGTCGGCTGGCGCGGCACGGTGCCCGAGCGCGAGGTGTCGCCGGAGACCTTCGAGCTGCTGCACGACTCGATCACGTACAGCGTGGGTCCTCACACGCACATCAACGTGTATCCGATTCCGTCGACCGACGGCGGCCTCGCGGTGGGCGAGCGACTGCTGAATTACGTGTGGTATCGAAACGTGGCCGAGGGTCACGAACTGGACGAGCTGATGACCGACAAGCGCGGTTTCCTGGCGGGAGTGTCGCTGCACCCCGGTCAGGTGCAGGATCGCTTCGTCGACGAGATGCGCTCGGCAGCAACCGAGTTACTCGCACCGGCGGCTGCCGAGGTGGTGCTGCGCACCGAGCAGCCCTACCTGCAGGCCGTGTACGACGCCGGAGCGCAGCGGATGGCGCTGGGCCGCGTCGCGCTGGTCGGGGATGCGGCCAGCGCCGCTCGGCCGCACGCCGCGGCGGGTACCGCCAAGGCCGCCGCGAACGCGTGGGCGCTGTATGACGCGCTGTCCGACAGCGGTGATATCGCCGAGGCGCTGGCGAAGTGGGAGCCCGGACAGCTCGAACTCGGCCAACGGCTTCTGCAGCGCGTCAAGGACATGGGCACGCGATCCCAGGTGGACTGCACCTGGTGGCCCGGTGACCCCGACAACCGGTTCGGCCTGTACGGCCCGGGCCACTAG
- a CDS encoding GAF domain-containing protein codes for MSSGTLLERWLDGLADIGEAVGGDEPVPDLLDRVARTACTLLDYDFCAVFLPDESRRALTIVGAHGLSGDYIAQVNADRPILLDVRGEDEAPTSVAFRGGEVVTLEDIDLTPGIGPWGGVAHEQGYRALISVPLRRAGVVVGALNGYRKSAHRFDQAEISLVTTLATQVAIALGTAQLRASEQNTIRELRRAEEVHALLTATALRGEGVAGVAVALAELLGHPVAIEDVYGEALAAAGWGDRGRPTVTDDQIEKGEVIASDSATTAGVVLDGEVVARIHVDVERNTLSGIDIRAVEHASVVTALELLRARTAAEVEQRLRGSLVADLLTSGAADVADLLDRARRLGWDLSGGQVLLAIRCVDERRVDGPASERLLATVDRSVAGVTPRPLVSVYHGDLVLVWNRGRAETSNLADRLVQALTANGALEYAVAAMASAPSAIGLPATFRTVRGALDLGAQAGASTVIDLHDLAIDHLLLQLDDPVRLRDFAESVLGPAMRNDRDHATELIHTARVLLEHDLDRATTATALHLHANTVRQRIRRLESLTDLQLSRPRDLLTLTAALTVSRIAGLG; via the coding sequence ATGTCATCAGGAACACTGCTCGAGCGGTGGCTCGATGGACTGGCGGACATCGGCGAAGCGGTCGGCGGCGACGAACCCGTGCCAGACCTGCTGGATCGCGTGGCCCGCACCGCCTGCACGCTGCTCGACTATGACTTCTGCGCGGTGTTCCTGCCCGACGAGAGCCGCCGTGCACTGACCATCGTCGGGGCACACGGTCTCTCCGGCGACTACATCGCGCAGGTCAACGCCGACCGGCCGATCCTGCTCGACGTCCGCGGCGAGGACGAGGCGCCGACCAGCGTCGCCTTCCGCGGCGGAGAGGTGGTGACGCTCGAGGACATCGACCTGACCCCCGGTATCGGGCCATGGGGCGGGGTCGCCCACGAACAGGGCTACCGCGCGCTCATCTCGGTGCCCCTGCGCCGCGCCGGTGTCGTCGTCGGCGCACTCAACGGTTACCGCAAGAGCGCCCACCGGTTCGACCAGGCGGAGATCAGCCTGGTGACCACGCTCGCCACCCAGGTGGCCATCGCACTGGGCACCGCGCAGCTGCGGGCCAGTGAGCAGAACACCATCCGGGAACTGCGTCGCGCCGAGGAGGTGCACGCCCTGTTGACCGCGACGGCGTTGCGCGGCGAGGGTGTCGCCGGCGTCGCCGTTGCTCTCGCCGAATTGCTGGGCCACCCGGTGGCGATCGAGGACGTCTACGGGGAGGCTCTGGCCGCTGCGGGTTGGGGCGACCGAGGCCGCCCGACCGTGACCGATGACCAGATCGAGAAGGGAGAGGTCATTGCGAGCGACTCCGCGACCACGGCCGGCGTCGTCCTCGACGGTGAGGTGGTCGCCCGCATCCACGTCGATGTCGAGCGAAACACGTTGTCCGGGATCGACATCCGCGCTGTCGAGCACGCCTCGGTGGTGACGGCGCTTGAGCTGTTGCGCGCCCGCACTGCCGCCGAGGTCGAGCAACGACTGCGTGGGTCACTAGTCGCGGACCTGCTCACCAGCGGGGCGGCCGATGTCGCAGACCTGCTCGACCGCGCCCGTCGGCTCGGCTGGGACCTGTCCGGCGGACAGGTGCTGCTCGCCATCCGCTGTGTGGACGAGCGTCGGGTGGACGGACCAGCGTCCGAGCGGCTGCTCGCGACAGTCGACCGCTCGGTGGCAGGTGTCACGCCACGACCCCTGGTGTCGGTGTACCACGGCGATCTGGTGTTGGTCTGGAACCGCGGACGCGCCGAGACCTCGAACCTGGCAGACCGATTGGTGCAGGCGCTCACGGCCAACGGTGCGCTCGAGTACGCCGTCGCCGCCATGGCCTCCGCGCCGTCGGCCATCGGTCTTCCCGCCACGTTCCGCACCGTCAGAGGGGCGCTCGACCTCGGTGCGCAAGCAGGCGCCTCCACCGTGATCGATCTGCACGACCTCGCGATCGATCACCTGCTGCTGCAACTCGACGACCCAGTCCGATTGCGGGACTTTGCCGAATCCGTCCTCGGCCCGGCGATGCGCAACGACCGCGACCACGCGACGGAGCTGATTCACACCGCGCGGGTGCTCCTCGAGCATGACCTCGACCGGGCAACGACCGCCACCGCGCTGCACCTGCACGCCAACACCGTGCGCCAGCGGATCCGCCGGCTCGAGAGCCTCACCGACCTGCAACTTTCGCGACCACGCGACCTGCTCACGTTGACCGCGGCGTTGACGGTCTCACGAATCGCCGGTCTCGGGTGA
- a CDS encoding ABC transporter permease, which produces MTTVTSTSSAWRRQLRGHTSSALAVVAALLTILGAWQLAVVVGNRIPSPAQTVDSLVSEAAIGELWHNLAISMNRFVLGLALALVVGAAVGVWMGLSRWADLAFSDLNAAALAIPAVIWALLTTMWFGFGWLTPVVTVFLSGLPFVVVNIAKATRAVPADLVMMARAFGVPRRNVLRHIVAPAVAGSTVAAVRFAIMSAWNGLLLAEWFGSTSGVGWRSRYWYDANQLDGFFAWVLVFIVVLVVADLLLLGPIERYVTRWRSA; this is translated from the coding sequence ATGACCACCGTGACCTCGACGTCCTCCGCCTGGCGACGCCAACTTCGCGGCCATACCTCGTCGGCGCTGGCCGTCGTCGCGGCGCTGCTCACCATTCTCGGTGCCTGGCAGCTGGCCGTCGTGGTGGGCAACCGCATACCGTCGCCTGCGCAGACCGTCGACAGCCTCGTATCGGAGGCCGCGATCGGCGAGCTGTGGCACAACCTGGCCATCAGCATGAACCGCTTCGTGCTTGGCCTGGCACTCGCCCTCGTTGTGGGGGCTGCCGTCGGCGTCTGGATGGGCCTTTCTCGGTGGGCCGATCTCGCGTTCTCGGATTTGAATGCGGCGGCTCTGGCGATCCCCGCCGTGATCTGGGCACTTCTGACCACCATGTGGTTCGGTTTCGGTTGGCTCACCCCGGTGGTGACGGTGTTCCTGTCGGGGCTGCCGTTCGTGGTGGTCAACATTGCCAAGGCGACGCGTGCGGTACCCGCCGACCTGGTCATGATGGCTCGCGCCTTCGGAGTGCCCCGACGAAACGTGCTGCGCCACATCGTCGCGCCAGCGGTTGCCGGCTCGACGGTGGCTGCCGTCCGGTTCGCGATCATGAGCGCCTGGAACGGGCTCCTGCTAGCGGAGTGGTTCGGCTCAACCTCGGGCGTCGGATGGCGGTCGCGCTACTGGTACGACGCGAACCAACTCGACGGCTTCTTCGCCTGGGTGCTGGTCTTCATCGTCGTGCTCGTCGTGGCCGACCTACTACTCCTGGGTCCCATCGAGCGTTACGTCACCCGCTGGCGCTCCGCCTAA
- a CDS encoding HIT family protein, with the protein MSCVFCAIVAGEAPAIRVHEDDDYLAILDIRPIVRGHTLVIPKRHTVDLTDTPPSTLADMVRIGQRIGQAARASELRADGNNIAINDGKAAFQSVFHVHLHVTPRHNGDKLALAKGLVVRRDPDREATGRILREALAALEA; encoded by the coding sequence ATGTCATGTGTGTTCTGCGCCATCGTCGCCGGTGAGGCGCCCGCCATCCGGGTGCACGAGGACGACGACTACCTGGCGATCCTCGACATCCGGCCCATCGTCCGGGGCCACACCCTGGTGATTCCCAAGCGCCACACCGTCGACCTCACCGACACGCCACCATCGACGCTCGCCGACATGGTGCGCATCGGCCAGCGCATCGGCCAGGCCGCCCGGGCCTCGGAGCTGCGGGCCGATGGCAACAACATCGCCATCAATGACGGCAAGGCGGCCTTCCAGAGCGTTTTCCACGTCCACCTGCATGTGACGCCGCGGCACAACGGCGACAAACTGGCACTGGCCAAGGGCCTAGTGGTGCGTCGGGACCCGGACCGCGAGGCCACCGGGCGCATTCTGCGCGAGGCCTTGGCGGCCCTCGAGGCCTAG
- a CDS encoding helix-turn-helix domain-containing protein — protein sequence MAKSAPELGVVGRAHTTSLFDIARWAPSADASRWIEHFWSVDWDLTGRPSHTSAVITFPAMHITHEWGTDSPRHGFPLPNTLIHGVVDEVFTTTLSGRGSVVGVRFRPGGFAARFGRDASSYTGLVTPTVDELFNEPVTFEDDIAAAASRLDEVISACDHGPDETYRALTALVDRIRDDDRLHRVEQVMRLSPWSARTTQRVFRRYVGVPVKWVLCRYRLQHAALAIETDPTADFADLAVRCGWYDQAHFINDFRSMLGCTPGEYATRHG from the coding sequence ATGGCCAAGAGCGCGCCTGAACTCGGCGTTGTGGGGCGGGCCCACACGACGTCGCTGTTCGATATCGCACGGTGGGCGCCGTCGGCCGATGCCTCGAGGTGGATCGAGCACTTCTGGTCGGTCGACTGGGATCTGACCGGCCGGCCCTCACACACCAGCGCGGTCATCACCTTCCCCGCCATGCACATCACCCACGAGTGGGGCACCGACTCGCCGCGGCACGGGTTTCCGCTGCCCAACACCCTCATTCACGGTGTGGTTGACGAGGTCTTCACGACGACGCTGTCGGGCCGAGGTTCGGTGGTCGGCGTGCGCTTCCGTCCCGGTGGCTTCGCCGCCCGCTTCGGCCGCGACGCGAGTTCGTACACGGGGCTCGTCACGCCCACCGTTGATGAGTTGTTCAACGAGCCAGTGACTTTCGAGGACGATATCGCCGCCGCGGCGAGCCGCCTGGACGAGGTGATCTCGGCATGTGACCACGGACCCGACGAGACCTACCGGGCGCTGACGGCACTGGTCGACCGCATCCGCGACGACGACCGACTGCACCGCGTCGAGCAGGTCATGCGCCTCTCGCCGTGGAGCGCGCGCACCACCCAGCGGGTTTTCCGCCGCTACGTCGGGGTGCCGGTCAAGTGGGTGCTGTGTCGCTACCGACTGCAGCACGCGGCGCTCGCGATCGAGACGGACCCGACCGCCGACTTCGCCGATCTGGCCGTGCGATGCGGCTGGTATGACCAGGCGCACTTCATCAACGACTTCCGGTCGATGCTCGGATGCACGCCAGGTGAATACGCCACGAGGCACGGTTAG
- a CDS encoding VOC family protein: MSVKPIPEGYTSLTPFIVIDGAAAAIDFYVEVFGAKLLERMDMPGGARGDEIAHAELDFGNGRLQLSDPNTDYGLAAPARGETVTHSIVLYCPDVDDVVAGAEAAGATIREAVQTFVTGDRFASIVDPFGQRWAVMTRVEDVDPAERDRRLAQWATENV, encoded by the coding sequence ATGAGCGTTAAGCCAATTCCGGAGGGCTACACCAGCCTGACCCCCTTCATCGTCATCGACGGCGCCGCGGCGGCCATCGACTTCTACGTCGAGGTCTTCGGCGCGAAACTCCTGGAGAGGATGGACATGCCCGGCGGTGCGCGCGGCGATGAGATAGCGCACGCCGAACTCGACTTCGGCAACGGACGGTTACAGCTGTCGGACCCCAACACCGACTACGGCCTCGCGGCCCCGGCACGCGGCGAGACGGTCACGCACTCGATCGTGCTGTACTGCCCCGACGTCGACGATGTGGTGGCAGGGGCCGAGGCGGCGGGCGCGACCATCCGCGAGGCCGTGCAGACCTTCGTCACCGGCGACCGGTTCGCCTCGATCGTCGATCCGTTCGGGCAGCGCTGGGCGGTGATGACGCGCGTCGAGGATGTCGACCCGGCCGAGCGCGACCGCCGGCTGGCGCAGTGGGCAACGGAGAACGTCTGA